GGATTGGTTCCTCCAACTTCATGTCCATGAATATAAGCTCGACATTCTTGGCGCAGATATTTAAGTAGTTCTTGGTCATATACTGTTCCTACGAACTTAATCCGCTTATCGGATATAAAGCCTGTCTCATCTTTCAATTTTTGAAAATAGGCAGAGCCTTCATGGTTTGCAACGATGACTAAATCACGTCTCGTGTTGCTTGCCATAAACTCCCTAATTGCTGTCACATAGTTATTCTCAGGTACAAAACGACCGATAATCAGATAAAATTCTTTCTCTTTAATGTCCCAATTTGTAAAATATTGGCGAACTTGTTCAGATTCTTTTGTTAACTTAGTCGGACTTAAATCTGTACCATAGGCAATAAAGCGTGTATTGGTAGCTAAGTATTCAGATTGAATATAATCCTCAATTCCCTCATTATCAGCAATAATCAAATCAGCATATTTGACCATCATTTTTTCAGAAAATTTTAGATACCTCTGGACTGGCTTAGCCCACTTGGCCCGTTTCCATTCCAAACCATCTGGATTGACAAACAAGATACCTCCAACAGAGTGAATCTTTTTCGCAAAAGGTGCTATGAAGCCACCTATGGTATTTCCCAAGATATAGAAAATTGGTCTCTCTATCTGCTGTTCCTTAATGATTTTAAGGGCATAAGCGATCGCCATCATATCATAAGCAATCACACGAGCCGGTCCAAGTTTTGGTGGATTAATGGTGAAGCAATCTGCACCTAAGTAGGTCGAATGTTGATGATGACTTGTATCCGATAAACAAGCCACATGGTAATGAATCTTCTCAGATTGCTGGTGACTGACCAATTGTTGGACAAAGGTCTCAAAGCCACCATATTTTGCTGGCAGTCCACGACTACCGATAATAAAAACGTGTTTCATGAATCCTCTCCATCAAATTGCAGTTCTTTTCATTATACCATTTTTTAGTTTTTTTTCCTAATTCTATCCTAGTTTGGCTATAAAGCCTTTTCTTTTTCTACACTTCTAACTCCACAGTATAGATAAAAACAAATTTTGAGTTAATAAGAAAAATTTGATATAATATGTACTGGCTTTTACATAAAAATATAAAACTTAGAATTGTTAATAAATATGAAATTAATCAAACAGCTTATTCACATACTAATCTCCATCGGATTGATTGGAAGTTTTTTTCTCTATGCACATCTCATTCAAAACGAATTAGGTTCTACCAAAAATGATGGAACTATAGAAATAATCGCAGAACAACCAAACCAAGTAATCGACAGCATCCAAATAAATGGACGCTATATTCATTCATCAGAAATTATAGAAAACCAATGGGGAATCAATGATGCTGATTTAATTCCTAACTTCTCTTCTCTAGGTGAGGAAAATTCACTCATAATTAAATCATCCTCTTCTGTAAGAACCTTATCATTTGAATACTTTGTTAGTGAAAATCCGACTATTGTAAAAATTAAAGTTGGTGGACAATTGGTTGAATCCGTTGACACATCAACTGGAGATAAATATAAAAATTTAGCCTTTATTGAACTTCCCTATACTTTACGGATAACTAAAGATAATCATTTTTGGTATCTCCACTTAATAGTTCTTGCTTTAGGCCTATCATGCTTTATCTTAAATGGATCAACACGGAGAATCAAGAGAAGACATATCAGCATCTTAACAATATTATTAATCACTCAATATATATTCACTACTTTTACATTCCCACGTTTATATCGCAACGAACTAGTACTATTTAATTCCAGTTTTAATAAAATGGAAACTCAACAGCTATTAGTTGCACTGACTTACCTGATATTTTTTAGTCTTTTGGGATACAAACAACTCCGAGGTCATATCTCTAAAGCCTTCAAAACGATTAGTCTATCAGTGATTTATCTTCTAGTTCCCATTTTTTCATTATTTATTATTGAAAATAGCTATTCACAATTCTCTACTCTTTCCCCAAACAGTCTTTGGAACAATCTAATCATTATCGGAGTCCTCTACCTAATACTGGTCTTTACAACTAACCTACGATTTGCCAGCCTATTAATTCTGTCCGCTTCAGTATTTATTGGTATAAGTAACCAACTTTTGATTGACAGCCGTGGTGCTCCTCTATTATTTTATAATCTTTTTCAAATCACAGATGGATTAAATGTAGCTTCTAGCGTAGCGATTAATATCAACAATCGGATGCTACAAAGCATGGTATTTTCTTATATTTTATTGACCTTCTTTTTCTTTATCCCTAAATTATATTTACCAAAACTTCTACCTTCTAGAACGTTCTATTCTAGTTATGATTTCAAATGGCCGAAACGTTTCAGCAGAATCTTACTAGGATATATAACTTTAATAACAATCGTTCCAATGATTAATAAAACTGTCGTCTCTAATGCAAA
This region of Streptococcus suis genomic DNA includes:
- the cps2T gene encoding beta 1-4 rhamnosyltransferase Cps2T; its protein translation is MKHVFIIGSRGLPAKYGGFETFVQQLVSHQQSEKIHYHVACLSDTSHHQHSTYLGADCFTINPPKLGPARVIAYDMMAIAYALKIIKEQQIERPIFYILGNTIGGFIAPFAKKIHSVGGILFVNPDGLEWKRAKWAKPVQRYLKFSEKMMVKYADLIIADNEGIEDYIQSEYLATNTRFIAYGTDLSPTKLTKESEQVRQYFTNWDIKEKEFYLIIGRFVPENNYVTAIREFMASNTRRDLVIVANHEGSAYFQKLKDETGFISDKRIKFVGTVYDQELLKYLRQECRAYIHGHEVGGTNPSLLEALAQTNENLVLGVDFNRKVALESARYWSKESGSLSQLINQIDENAEAVELGEIAKKHMKDEYTWEKIVQEYEELFLQ
- a CDS encoding LTA synthase family protein → MKLIKQLIHILISIGLIGSFFLYAHLIQNELGSTKNDGTIEIIAEQPNQVIDSIQINGRYIHSSEIIENQWGINDADLIPNFSSLGEENSLIIKSSSSVRTLSFEYFVSENPTIVKIKVGGQLVESVDTSTGDKYKNLAFIELPYTLRITKDNHFWYLHLIVLALGLSCFILNGSTRRIKRRHISILTILLITQYIFTTFTFPRLYRNELVLFNSSFNKMETQQLLVALTYLIFFSLLGYKQLRGHISKAFKTISLSVIYLLVPIFSLFIIENSYSQFSTLSPNSLWNNLIIIGVLYLILVFTTNLRFASLLILSASVFIGISNQLLIDSRGAPLLFYNLFQITDGLNVASSVAININNRMLQSMVFSYILLTFFFFIPKLYLPKLLPSRTFYSSYDFKWPKRFSRILLGYITLITIVPMINKTVVSNANISLNYWRMYVTYGQFGLPLSLASFYEDSKITKPDGYSVPKLNEVLENYSPETEKQTIRPNIIFIQNESQSDFSNLQGLNMEPDPLSNQHALTDNAVHGTLNVSVFGGGTANTEYEVLTSNPISLLSSNLFPYQQIITQERPSFASYLKDKNYETVALHPQSGNNYNRHAVYPLLGFNKSYFLDSEPAISSLAPLTINRGWPSDQFLFNGIKELYAQKGDQPLFSFVVTMQGHGGYPSTEEIYPREVSINGSTSEYLAETEFLTSMKKTDEAFADLITFFSTYKEPTVIVMYGDHQPSLSQEFYAQFMDENNPAAKYSTPFVIWSNFDIKERESTTISPNYLVPYLMDILSESDYAIPRSPYQQFLSDMQIEAPIITSWGNIDNSGQQIEDMSSLSLYQTYLQLEYNSAVDKRPLTDLYE